In Limnohabitans sp. INBF002, one genomic interval encodes:
- the ntrB gene encoding nitrate ABC transporter permease codes for MYLKHLLSRVVPPFMGLALLVGIWSLVSVTSTNNFPNPTDTFWQAVDVFSNPFYSNGPNDQGVGWNVWSSLKRVALGFGLAALVGIPLGFLIGRFEFLSRMFNPLISLLRPVSPLAWLPIGLLVFKGANPAAIWTIFICSIWPMVINTAVGVQRVPQDYMNVARVLNLSEWKIVSKILFPAVLPYMLTGVRLAVGTAWLVIVAAEMLTGGVGIGFWVWDEWNNLNVKNIIIAIFVIGIVGLVLEYALIKLATAFTFEEVQS; via the coding sequence ATGTATTTGAAACACCTGTTGTCACGCGTGGTGCCGCCCTTCATGGGCTTGGCACTGCTGGTGGGCATTTGGTCGCTGGTGTCTGTCACCAGCACCAACAACTTTCCCAACCCAACCGACACCTTCTGGCAAGCCGTGGATGTGTTCAGCAACCCGTTCTACAGCAACGGCCCCAACGACCAAGGCGTGGGCTGGAACGTGTGGAGTTCTCTCAAACGCGTGGCACTGGGCTTTGGCTTGGCCGCGCTGGTGGGCATTCCTTTGGGCTTCTTGATTGGGCGCTTCGAGTTCTTGTCTCGCATGTTCAACCCGCTCATCAGCTTGTTGCGCCCTGTGTCGCCCTTGGCTTGGTTGCCTATTGGTTTGTTGGTGTTCAAAGGCGCTAACCCTGCGGCCATTTGGACCATCTTCATTTGCTCGATTTGGCCCATGGTCATCAACACCGCCGTGGGCGTGCAACGTGTGCCGCAAGACTACATGAACGTGGCGCGTGTGCTCAACCTCTCGGAATGGAAGATTGTCAGCAAGATTTTGTTCCCCGCTGTGCTGCCCTACATGTTGACCGGCGTGCGCTTGGCCGTGGGCACCGCTTGGTTGGTCATCGTTGCGGCTGAGATGCTGACGGGCGGCGTGGGCATTGGCTTTTGGGTGTGGGACGAGTGGAACAACCTGAATGTGAAAAACATCATCATCGCCATCTTCGTGATTGGCATTGTGGGCTTGGTGTTGGAGTACGCCCTCATCAAACTCGCCACCGCATTCACCTTTGAGGAGGTGCAGTCATGA
- a CDS encoding CmpA/NrtA family ABC transporter substrate-binding protein, with product MTKLLETPMSRRNILQAATAGALTIAPALRAAVYAQGSDKPEKEEVRIGFIPLTDCASVVMASVLGIDKKYGVKIIPTKESSWAGVRDKLVNGELDFAHALYGLIYGVHMGTAGPKKDMAVLMNLNQNGQAITLSKKLADKGAVDAASLAKLMASEKREYTFAQTFPTGTHAMWLYYWLASVGVNPLKDAKVITVPPPQMVANMRVGNMDGYCVGEPWGHRAIADGIGITAATTQDIWRDHPEKVLGTTGDFVKKYPNTARAVTAAILEASKWIDAGLQNKMKMAETIADKSYVNTSVDVINQRILGRYQNGLGKTWDDPNHMKFFNDGTANFPYLSDGMWFLTQHKRWGLLKDHPDYLKVAKEINQIDLFKQAAAASKTPVPKDVMRTSKLMDGVVWDGKDPKKYADSFKVHA from the coding sequence ATGACGAAACTTTTGGAGACCCCCATGAGCCGCCGCAACATTTTGCAAGCTGCCACCGCAGGCGCACTGACCATCGCCCCCGCGTTGCGTGCCGCGGTGTATGCCCAAGGTTCAGACAAGCCCGAAAAAGAAGAAGTGCGCATTGGCTTCATTCCCCTCACCGACTGCGCGAGCGTGGTGATGGCGTCGGTGTTGGGCATCGATAAAAAGTATGGCGTCAAGATCATCCCCACCAAAGAGTCCAGCTGGGCCGGTGTGCGCGACAAATTGGTCAACGGCGAGCTTGACTTTGCCCACGCTTTGTACGGCCTGATTTACGGCGTGCACATGGGCACGGCCGGTCCTAAAAAAGACATGGCCGTGTTGATGAATTTGAACCAAAACGGCCAAGCCATCACGCTGTCCAAAAAGCTCGCCGACAAAGGCGCGGTCGATGCGGCCAGCCTCGCCAAACTGATGGCCTCCGAGAAACGCGAATACACCTTCGCACAAACCTTCCCCACGGGCACACACGCCATGTGGCTGTATTACTGGTTGGCCAGCGTGGGCGTGAACCCACTCAAAGACGCCAAGGTCATCACCGTACCGCCCCCTCAAATGGTGGCCAACATGCGCGTGGGCAACATGGACGGCTACTGCGTGGGCGAGCCTTGGGGCCACCGCGCGATTGCCGATGGCATTGGCATCACCGCCGCCACCACGCAAGACATCTGGCGTGACCACCCTGAAAAAGTGTTGGGCACCACGGGCGACTTCGTCAAGAAATACCCCAACACCGCACGCGCTGTGACCGCCGCGATTTTGGAAGCCAGCAAGTGGATTGACGCGGGCTTGCAAAACAAAATGAAGATGGCCGAAACCATCGCCGACAAATCGTATGTCAACACCAGCGTGGACGTGATCAACCAACGCATCTTAGGTCGCTACCAAAACGGTTTGGGCAAAACCTGGGACGACCCCAACCACATGAAGTTCTTCAACGACGGCACGGCCAACTTCCCTTACCTCTCAGACGGCATGTGGTTCCTCACGCAACACAAGCGCTGGGGTTTGCTCAAAGACCACCCTGACTATTTGAAAGTGGCCAAAGAGATCAACCAAATCGACCTCTTCAAACAAGCCGCTGCGGCCAGCAAAACGCCAGTGCCTAAAGACGTGATGCGCACCAGCAAATTGATGGACGGCGTGGTGTGGGACGGCAAAGACCCGAAGAAATACGCCGACAGCTTCAAGGTCCATGCGTAA
- a CDS encoding ANTAR domain-containing protein: MKSKSQKNKKHEALRIVVVAPDLDVQDTGDDHAVSQAKRSRALRIGLLESGFNLIATLPADVFLSDRIHQLQPDLIIVDAESEARDALEHVVFATRDERRPIVLFTDDNDTTHVRDAVAVGVSAYIVDGLSSTRIRPILDVAMARFEYEERLRDERDDARHALQERTVVDRAKALLMERQGLSEKDAFSKLRKIAMDKGLKMAEVAQRTLDMADLLS; this comes from the coding sequence ATGAAAAGCAAGTCTCAAAAAAATAAAAAACACGAAGCCTTGAGGATCGTCGTGGTCGCCCCAGACTTGGATGTGCAAGACACAGGTGACGACCACGCCGTCTCTCAGGCCAAGCGTTCTCGCGCCTTGCGAATTGGTTTGCTAGAAAGCGGCTTCAACCTGATTGCCACGCTGCCTGCCGATGTGTTCTTGTCAGACCGCATCCACCAGTTGCAACCCGATCTCATCATCGTGGACGCTGAATCTGAAGCACGCGATGCCTTAGAACACGTGGTGTTCGCCACCCGTGACGAGCGCCGCCCCATCGTGCTGTTCACCGACGACAACGACACCACCCATGTGCGCGACGCTGTGGCGGTGGGCGTGTCGGCCTACATCGTCGACGGGCTATCGAGCACGCGCATTCGCCCCATCCTCGATGTGGCCATGGCCCGCTTTGAATATGAAGAACGCTTGCGCGATGAACGCGACGATGCGCGCCATGCGCTGCAAGAACGCACCGTGGTCGACCGCGCCAAAGCGCTGCTGATGGAACGCCAAGGTTTGAGCGAGAAAGACGCCTTCAGCAAGCTGCGCAAAATTGCAATGGACAAAGGCCTAAAGATGGCCGAGGTGGCGCAACGCACCTTGGACATGGCAGACCTGCTGTCCTAG
- a CDS encoding VOC family protein → MKYLHTMVRVTDLEASLRFYRDALGLTVLRTNEYPQGRFTLVYLAAPGDEDAQVELTYNWDPEVYTGGRNFGHLAYAVDNIYATCEKLQAHGVTILRPPRDGRMAFVRSPDDISVELLQKGEALAPLAPWVDMPNIGSW, encoded by the coding sequence ATGAAATACCTACACACCATGGTGCGCGTCACCGACCTAGAAGCGTCGCTGCGCTTTTACCGCGATGCGCTGGGCTTGACGGTGCTGCGCACCAACGAGTACCCGCAAGGTCGCTTCACCCTGGTCTACCTTGCTGCGCCTGGCGATGAAGACGCACAAGTGGAGCTCACCTACAACTGGGACCCCGAGGTCTACACCGGCGGTCGCAACTTTGGTCACTTGGCTTATGCCGTCGACAACATTTACGCCACGTGCGAAAAGTTGCAAGCGCATGGCGTGACGATTCTGCGTCCGCCCCGCGATGGCCGCATGGCGTTTGTGCGTTCGCCCGATGACATCTCGGTGGAGTTGTTGCAAAAAGGTGAAGCCTTGGCACCACTTGCGCCGTGGGTGGACATGCCCAACATCGGCAGCTGGTAA